The following coding sequences lie in one Cannabis sativa cultivar Pink pepper isolate KNU-18-1 chromosome 5, ASM2916894v1, whole genome shotgun sequence genomic window:
- the LOC133038176 gene encoding uncharacterized protein LOC133038176 has protein sequence MTSNIAKSLNAANLVARELPITTLMESLRALIQQLTYTNRKRAQKTTTVLTPTVEKKLVNNFVKPINESMFEVVEITRSWVFNLTEKTCSCNRFQIDELPCAHVLAVIKEINLNVYNYCSHYYTTRTWLETYNKSIYPVHNHTTWDAPQNIKDILLLPPN, from the exons atgacttcTAACATTGCTAAATCTCTAAACGCAGCAAACTTAGTAGCTAGAGAActaccaatcacaacactaatggAGTCATTGAGAGCTTTGATACAACAATTGACATACACAAACAGGAAAAGAGCACAGAAAACCACAACAGTTTTGACACCTACAGTAGAGAAAAAGCTAGTCAACAACTTT GTAAAGCCAATAAACGAGAGCATGTttgaagtggttgaaataaCAAGATCATGGGTGTTCAATTTAACGGAGAAGACATGCAGTTGCAACAGATTCCAAATTGATGAATTACCGTGTGCTCATGTGCTCGCTGTGATAAAAGAGATAAACTTAAATGTTTACAATTATTGTTCACATTATTACACGACAAgaacatggcttgaaacatacaACAAGTCAATATATCcggtacacaatcacacaacatGGGATGCAccacaaaacataaaagatatccTTCTTCTGCCACCAAACTAG